From one Stigmatella erecta genomic stretch:
- a CDS encoding HAD family hydrolase, translating to MVENIIFDVDGTLVDSVDEHAEAWRRAFLEFGRDVPFAHVRSQIGKGADQLLPVFFTDEELERFGKDLEEYRSKLFLKDFLPKVRAFPKVRELFERLREGGVRIALASSAKGDELKHYVKLCRIDGLFEAATSKDDADKSKPHPDIFEAALAQLGRPDASITAVVGDTPYDAIAAGKLRLPTVGVLCGGFAARDLEAAGCCVLMKDPAELLERYEASPRNWPWGEAGLNAAPEDDEPR from the coding sequence ATGGTGGAGAACATCATCTTCGACGTGGATGGGACGTTGGTGGACTCGGTGGATGAACACGCCGAGGCGTGGCGGCGCGCGTTCCTGGAATTTGGCCGGGACGTGCCCTTTGCCCACGTGCGAAGCCAGATCGGCAAGGGCGCCGATCAGCTGCTGCCCGTCTTCTTCACGGACGAAGAGCTGGAGCGCTTCGGCAAGGACCTGGAGGAGTACCGCTCCAAGCTCTTCCTGAAGGATTTCCTGCCCAAGGTGCGGGCCTTCCCGAAGGTGCGGGAGCTCTTCGAGCGGCTGCGCGAGGGCGGGGTGCGCATCGCCCTGGCCTCCAGCGCCAAGGGCGACGAGCTGAAGCACTACGTGAAGCTGTGCCGCATCGACGGCTTGTTCGAGGCCGCCACGTCCAAGGACGACGCGGACAAGAGCAAGCCTCACCCGGACATCTTCGAGGCGGCGCTGGCGCAGCTGGGCCGTCCCGATGCCAGCATCACCGCGGTGGTGGGGGACACGCCCTATGACGCCATCGCCGCCGGCAAGCTGCGCCTGCCCACGGTGGGCGTGCTGTGCGGAGGCTTCGCCGCGAGGGACCTGGAGGCCGCGGGCTGCTGCGTGCTGATGAAGGACCCGGCGGAGCTGCTGGAGCGCTACGAGGCCTCGCCGCGCAACTGGCCCTGGGGCGAGGCGGGTCTCAACGCGGCGCCCGAGGACGACGAGCCCCGATGA